One Streptomyces coeruleorubidus DNA segment encodes these proteins:
- a CDS encoding dipeptidase, which produces MSQTPDSVVRTYIEQHRAAFLDDLAEWLRIPSVSAQPDHAPDVRRSADWLAAKLKETGFPTAEVWQTPGAPAVFAEWPCDDRQAPTVLVYGHHDVQPAAREDGWDTEPFEPVVRENRLYARGAADDKGQVFFHTLGVRAHLAATGRTTPAVHLKLLIEGEEESGSPHFRALVEQHAERLAADAVIVSDTGMWSEDTPTVCTGMRGLAECEIRLHGPDQDIHSGSFGGAVPNPATAAARLVAALHDEHARVAIPGFYDGVVELTDRERELFAELPFDERQWLRAARSYATQGEAGYTTLERVWARPTAEVNGIGGGYQGPGSKTIVPSSAMVKLSFRLVAGQDPDQVEKAVRAWAEQQVPAGIRCEITFSGATRPCLTPLDHPALKSVVRAMGRAFEKPVRFTREGGSGPAADLQDVLGAPVLFLGISVPSDGWHAPNEKVELDLLLKGVETTAYLWGDLAEHWRHAP; this is translated from the coding sequence ATGAGCCAGACCCCGGACAGTGTCGTCCGTACGTACATCGAGCAGCATCGCGCCGCCTTCCTCGACGACCTCGCCGAGTGGCTGCGCATCCCGTCGGTGTCGGCCCAGCCGGACCACGCGCCCGACGTACGACGCAGTGCCGACTGGCTCGCCGCCAAGCTGAAGGAGACCGGTTTCCCGACGGCCGAGGTCTGGCAGACCCCGGGCGCGCCCGCCGTCTTCGCCGAGTGGCCCTGTGACGACCGGCAGGCCCCCACGGTGCTGGTCTACGGCCACCACGACGTGCAGCCCGCCGCCCGGGAGGACGGCTGGGACACCGAACCCTTCGAGCCGGTCGTCCGCGAGAACCGCCTCTACGCGCGCGGGGCGGCCGACGACAAGGGCCAGGTGTTCTTCCACACCCTCGGCGTCCGCGCCCACCTCGCCGCCACCGGCCGCACCACCCCGGCGGTGCACCTGAAGCTGCTGATCGAGGGCGAGGAGGAGTCCGGCTCGCCGCACTTCCGGGCTCTCGTCGAGCAGCATGCCGAGCGGCTCGCCGCCGACGCCGTGATCGTCTCCGACACCGGCATGTGGTCCGAGGACACCCCCACGGTGTGCACCGGCATGCGCGGCCTCGCCGAGTGCGAGATACGGCTGCACGGCCCCGACCAGGACATCCACTCCGGCTCCTTCGGCGGCGCGGTGCCCAACCCGGCGACCGCCGCCGCCCGCCTCGTCGCCGCCCTGCACGACGAGCACGCGCGCGTGGCGATCCCGGGCTTCTACGACGGCGTGGTCGAACTCACCGACCGCGAGCGGGAACTCTTCGCCGAACTGCCCTTCGACGAGCGGCAGTGGCTGCGCGCGGCCAGGTCGTACGCCACCCAGGGCGAGGCCGGATACACCACCCTGGAGCGCGTCTGGGCCCGCCCCACCGCGGAGGTCAACGGCATCGGCGGCGGTTACCAGGGCCCCGGCAGCAAGACCATCGTGCCGTCCTCCGCCATGGTGAAGCTGTCCTTCCGGCTCGTGGCGGGCCAGGACCCCGACCAGGTGGAGAAGGCGGTCCGGGCCTGGGCCGAGCAGCAGGTGCCCGCCGGGATCCGCTGCGAGATCACCTTCAGCGGGGCCACGCGCCCGTGCCTGACACCGCTGGACCACCCGGCCCTGAAATCGGTGGTCCGCGCGATGGGCCGGGCCTTCGAGAAGCCGGTCCGCTTCACGCGCGAGGGAGGCTCCGGACCGGCGGCGGACCTCCAGGACGTCCTCGGCGCACCCGTGCTCTTCCTCGGCATCTCCGTCCCGTCCGACGGCTGGCACGCCCCGAACGAGAAAGTCGAACTCGACCTGCTCCTCAAGGGCGTCGAGACCACCGCGTACCTGTGGGGCGACCTCGCCGAGCACTGGCGCCATGCGCCCTGA
- a CDS encoding ATP-dependent DNA helicase has translation MPARITDPEQLKELLGIPFTPEQMACITAPPAPQVIVAGAGSGKTTVMAARVVWLVGTGQVAPEQVLGLTFTNKAAAELAERVRKALVRAGVTDPDAIDPDNPPGEPVISTYHAFAGRLLTGHGLRIGLEPTSRLLADATRFQLAARVLREAPGSYPALTRSFPDLVGDLLALDAELSEHLVRPEALRAYDAELLLTLRGAKLTNADLRKVPEAAAARRELAELVTRYRAAKRERDLLDFGDQIALSARLAKIPEVGRVLRDEFRVVLLDEYQDTSVAQRVLLAGLFGEGTGHPVTAVGDPCQAIYGWRGASVANLDDFPEHFAHADGRPATRQALSENRRSGGRLLDLANGLAEPLRALHAGVEALRPAPGAERDGMVRCALLRTHAEEIDWAADSVAHLIGTGTAPGEIAVLCRTATDFAEIQGALVARDIPVEVVGLSGLLHLPEIADLVAVCEVLQDPGANASLVRLLTGPRWRIGPRDLALLGRRARLLVSHARVEGDEDPDRRLAEAVEGVDPAEVISLADALDTFLETPLDGHGDDDGLPFSPDARVRFARLATELRELRRCLADPLMDVLHRVLAVTGLEVELSASPHALAARRRETLSNFLDVAASFAAGDNEATLLAFLGFLRTAAQYEKGLDNALPGGENTVKVLTAHKSKGLEWDVVVVPGLVTGTFPSSQGREKWTSQGKVLPHRLRGDADTLPDVESWDPRGLKAFHEAMKDHQHTEELRLGYVTFTRPRSLLLGSGHWWGPTQKKRRGPSAFLQALHDHCAAGYGEIEAWAEEPPEDEENPALHQATADQVWPLPLDEAALARRRAAAATVLAHLEDLASHEDGHPAAVHDPDGADDPQWPPPPEDDEPPYDEPDPFDDDPFEGDAVAEDPADRDEWPAGRDEWPADRPTVPHQAAPLELPAARPHPTTPERPQLTPEEARTVASWDRDLDALTGELLRARDSVTEVPLPAALTASQLLRLAADPDGFAQELARPMPRPPQPAARRGTRFHAWVEARFEALTLPFLEPGELPGSDAEIADEQDLEALKDAFERTGYAHRTPHRVEAPFQLEIAGRVVRGRIDAVYRESDGQETTYEIVDWKTNRTRTADPLQLAVYRLAWAEQQGVPLESVTAAFLYVRSGEVVRPDDLPDRAALERLLLEEPSGEEPHSEDVSAGR, from the coding sequence GTGCCAGCCCGTATCACCGATCCCGAACAGCTCAAAGAACTCCTCGGCATCCCGTTCACCCCTGAGCAGATGGCCTGCATCACCGCGCCGCCAGCCCCGCAGGTGATCGTGGCCGGAGCCGGCTCGGGCAAGACGACGGTGATGGCGGCACGCGTGGTGTGGCTGGTCGGCACCGGCCAGGTCGCACCCGAGCAGGTGCTCGGCCTCACCTTCACCAACAAGGCCGCCGCCGAACTCGCCGAGCGCGTCCGCAAGGCGCTCGTCAGGGCCGGCGTCACAGACCCGGACGCCATCGACCCGGACAACCCGCCGGGCGAGCCGGTGATCTCCACGTACCACGCCTTCGCGGGCCGCCTGCTCACCGGCCACGGCCTGCGCATCGGTCTCGAGCCCACGTCCCGGCTGCTCGCCGACGCGACCCGTTTCCAGCTCGCCGCGCGCGTGCTGCGCGAGGCCCCGGGGAGCTACCCGGCGCTGACCCGTTCATTCCCGGACCTGGTCGGCGACCTCCTCGCCCTCGACGCCGAACTCTCCGAGCACCTCGTACGCCCCGAAGCGCTGCGCGCGTACGACGCCGAACTGCTGCTGACCCTGCGCGGCGCCAAGCTCACCAACGCCGACCTGCGCAAGGTCCCCGAGGCGGCCGCCGCCCGCCGCGAACTGGCCGAGCTGGTCACCCGCTACCGGGCCGCCAAGCGCGAGCGGGACCTGCTCGACTTCGGCGACCAGATCGCCCTCTCGGCCCGGCTCGCGAAGATCCCCGAAGTGGGCCGCGTGCTGCGCGACGAGTTCCGGGTTGTGCTGCTCGACGAGTACCAGGACACGTCTGTCGCCCAACGCGTCCTCCTGGCCGGTCTGTTCGGCGAAGGCACCGGCCATCCCGTCACCGCCGTCGGCGACCCCTGCCAGGCGATCTACGGCTGGCGGGGCGCATCCGTCGCCAACCTCGACGACTTCCCCGAGCACTTCGCCCACGCCGACGGCCGCCCCGCGACCCGGCAGGCGCTCAGCGAGAACCGTCGCAGCGGCGGCCGTCTCCTCGACCTCGCGAACGGCCTCGCCGAGCCCCTGCGGGCCCTGCACGCGGGCGTGGAGGCCCTCCGCCCGGCCCCCGGCGCCGAACGCGACGGCATGGTGCGCTGCGCGCTGCTGCGCACCCACGCCGAGGAGATCGACTGGGCCGCCGACTCCGTCGCCCACCTCATAGGGACCGGGACGGCACCCGGCGAGATCGCTGTCCTGTGCCGCACGGCGACCGACTTCGCCGAGATCCAGGGCGCATTGGTCGCACGGGACATCCCGGTCGAGGTCGTCGGCCTGTCCGGGCTGCTGCACCTGCCCGAGATCGCCGACCTCGTCGCCGTCTGCGAGGTCCTCCAGGACCCCGGCGCCAACGCCTCCCTGGTGCGACTGCTGACCGGCCCGCGCTGGCGCATCGGCCCGCGCGACCTCGCCCTGCTGGGGAGGCGCGCTCGGCTCCTGGTGTCCCACGCGCGCGTGGAGGGCGACGAAGACCCGGACCGCCGGCTCGCCGAGGCCGTCGAGGGGGTCGACCCGGCCGAGGTGATCTCGCTCGCGGACGCCCTCGACACGTTCCTGGAGACGCCGCTGGACGGCCATGGGGACGACGACGGACTGCCCTTCTCGCCCGACGCGCGCGTGCGCTTCGCCCGCCTGGCCACCGAGCTGCGCGAGCTGCGCCGCTGTCTGGCCGACCCGCTGATGGACGTCCTGCACCGCGTCCTCGCCGTCACCGGCCTGGAGGTCGAGTTGTCGGCGTCCCCGCACGCCCTGGCCGCGCGCCGCCGCGAGACCCTCTCCAACTTCCTGGACGTCGCCGCCTCCTTCGCCGCCGGCGACAACGAGGCCACCCTCCTCGCCTTCCTCGGCTTCCTGCGCACCGCCGCCCAGTACGAGAAGGGCCTCGACAACGCCCTCCCCGGCGGCGAGAACACCGTCAAGGTGCTCACCGCCCACAAGTCCAAAGGCCTGGAGTGGGACGTCGTGGTCGTCCCCGGCCTGGTCACCGGCACCTTCCCCAGCAGCCAGGGCCGCGAGAAGTGGACATCCCAGGGCAAGGTCCTGCCGCACCGGCTGCGCGGCGACGCCGACACCCTGCCCGACGTGGAGTCCTGGGACCCCAGGGGCCTGAAGGCCTTCCACGAGGCCATGAAGGACCACCAGCACACCGAGGAGCTCCGCCTCGGCTACGTCACCTTCACCCGTCCCCGCTCCCTGCTCCTGGGCTCCGGCCACTGGTGGGGACCCACCCAGAAGAAGCGCCGCGGACCGTCCGCGTTCCTCCAGGCCCTCCACGACCACTGCGCGGCCGGGTACGGCGAGATCGAGGCCTGGGCGGAGGAACCCCCCGAGGACGAGGAGAACCCGGCCCTGCACCAGGCCACCGCCGACCAGGTGTGGCCCCTGCCCCTGGACGAGGCGGCCCTGGCCCGCCGCCGCGCGGCCGCCGCGACCGTCCTGGCGCACCTGGAGGACCTCGCGTCCCACGAGGACGGACACCCCGCGGCCGTGCACGACCCGGACGGGGCCGACGACCCGCAGTGGCCGCCGCCCCCCGAGGACGACGAGCCTCCGTACGACGAACCGGACCCGTTCGACGACGATCCCTTCGAGGGCGACGCCGTCGCGGAAGACCCGGCGGACCGGGACGAGTGGCCGGCCGGCCGCGACGAGTGGCCGGCGGACCGCCCCACCGTCCCGCACCAGGCGGCCCCACTGGAACTCCCCGCCGCGCGCCCACACCCGACGACGCCGGAACGCCCGCAGCTCACCCCCGAGGAAGCCCGCACCGTCGCCTCCTGGGACCGCGACCTCGACGCCCTCACCGGAGAGCTCCTGCGCGCCCGCGACAGCGTCACCGAGGTCCCCCTGCCCGCAGCGCTCACCGCGTCCCAGCTGCTGCGCCTGGCCGCCGACCCGGACGGCTTCGCGCAGGAACTGGCCCGCCCCATGCCCCGCCCGCCGCAGCCCGCCGCACGCCGCGGCACCCGCTTCCACGCCTGGGTCGAGGCCCGCTTCGAAGCGCTGACGCTGCCGTTCCTGGAGCCCGGGGAACTGCCCGGCAGCGACGCCGAGATCGCCGACGAACAGGACCTGGAAGCCCTCAAGGACGCCTTCGAACGCACCGGGTACGCGCACCGCACGCCCCACCGGGTGGAGGCCCCCTTCCAGCTCGAGATCGCCGGCCGCGTCGTACGGGGCCGCATCGACGCCGTCTACAGGGAGAGCGACGGTCAGGAGACGACGTACGAGATCGTCGACTGGAAGACGAACCGCACCCGCACCGCCGACCCGCTCCAGCTGGCCGTCTACCGCCTCGCCTGGGCAGAGCAGCAGGGCGTGCCGCTGGAGTCGGTCACGGCCGCGTTCCTGTACGTGCGCAGCGGCGAGGTCGTACGGCCGGACGACCTGCCGGACCGGGCCGCGCTGGAGCGGCTGCTGCTCGAGGAGCCGTCCGGTGAGGAACCGCACTCCGAGGACGTCAGTGCGGGCCGATAG
- a CDS encoding ATP-dependent DNA helicase UvrD2: MPACGQPAQPSRGTWQHGCVTAATHSTLFPQVPDSADAVLDGLDPEQREVATALRGPVCVLAGAGTGKTRAITHRIAYGVRAGILHPSSVLAVTFTNRAAGEMRGRLRQLGAGGVQARTFHSAALRQLQYFWPKAIGGSMPRLVDRKAQLVADAAAACRIRLDRGELRDVTAEIEWSKVTQTVPADYAPAAAKAGRETPRDPAEIAQLYAAYEDVKRERAVIDFEDVLLLTVAVLQDRHDIAEQVRAQYQHFVVDEYQDVSPLQQRLLELWLGDRDNLCVVGDASQTIYSFTGATPDHLLDFRTRHPDATVVKLVRDYRSTPQVVHLANGLLAQAKGRAADHRLELVSQRAPGPEPVYTEYTDEPAEAEGAARRIRELMDSGVPAAEIAVLFRTNAQSETYEQALADAGVPYQLRGAERFFDRPEVRKAGVALRGAARFGGNDSLLDDAVDLPSQVRAVLSGDGWTPQPPAGSGAVRERWESLAALVNLAQDFAAAKPGATLADLVAELDERANAQHAPTVQGVTLASLHSAKGLEWDVVFLVGVAEGMMPITYAKTDQQIEEERRLLYVGVTRARERLHVSWALSRSPGGRPNRRPSRFLDGLRPGSTATTGRTAASSAGGIERGTPGTRGSAPRRVQRTPARCRVCGRTLTDAGEMKLMRCDDCPSDMNEGLYERLREWRADQARRSGQPAFCVFTDRTLMAIAETAPDDEHELARIPGVGMRKLNRYGADVLAICAGQFAERDTDQD, from the coding sequence ATGCCTGCCTGTGGACAACCGGCACAGCCGTCTCGCGGGACCTGGCAGCATGGCTGTGTGACAGCAGCAACGCACTCCACCCTGTTCCCGCAGGTACCGGACTCGGCCGACGCGGTGCTCGACGGGCTCGACCCCGAGCAGCGCGAGGTGGCGACCGCCCTGCGCGGCCCGGTGTGCGTCCTGGCGGGCGCCGGAACGGGCAAGACCCGGGCGATCACCCACCGCATCGCCTACGGAGTGCGCGCCGGCATCCTGCACCCCTCCAGCGTGCTCGCCGTCACGTTCACCAACCGCGCCGCCGGGGAAATGCGCGGCCGGCTGCGCCAGCTCGGCGCCGGCGGTGTCCAGGCGCGTACGTTCCACTCGGCGGCGCTGCGCCAGCTCCAGTACTTCTGGCCGAAAGCGATCGGCGGCTCCATGCCCCGGCTCGTCGACCGCAAGGCCCAGCTCGTCGCCGACGCGGCCGCCGCCTGCCGCATCCGGCTCGACCGGGGCGAGCTGCGGGACGTCACCGCCGAGATCGAGTGGTCCAAGGTCACCCAGACCGTCCCCGCCGACTACGCGCCCGCCGCCGCCAAGGCCGGCCGCGAGACCCCCCGCGACCCTGCCGAGATCGCCCAGCTCTACGCCGCCTACGAGGACGTCAAGCGCGAGCGCGCCGTCATCGACTTCGAGGACGTGCTGCTGCTGACCGTGGCCGTCCTCCAGGACCGGCACGACATCGCCGAGCAGGTCCGGGCCCAGTACCAGCACTTCGTGGTCGACGAGTACCAGGACGTCAGCCCCCTCCAGCAGCGCCTGCTGGAACTGTGGCTGGGCGACCGGGACAACCTGTGCGTGGTCGGCGACGCCAGCCAGACCATCTACTCCTTCACCGGCGCGACACCGGACCACCTGCTGGATTTCCGCACCCGCCACCCCGACGCCACCGTCGTCAAGCTGGTCCGCGACTACCGCTCCACCCCCCAGGTCGTCCACCTCGCCAACGGCCTGCTCGCCCAGGCGAAGGGCCGTGCCGCCGACCACCGCCTGGAGCTCGTCTCCCAGCGCGCCCCGGGGCCCGAGCCGGTCTACACCGAATACACGGACGAGCCCGCCGAGGCGGAGGGCGCGGCCCGCCGCATCCGCGAGCTCATGGACTCGGGAGTCCCGGCCGCCGAGATCGCCGTCCTGTTCCGGACCAACGCGCAGTCCGAGACCTATGAACAGGCCCTCGCCGACGCCGGCGTGCCCTACCAGCTGCGCGGCGCCGAGCGGTTCTTCGACCGCCCGGAGGTGCGCAAGGCGGGCGTCGCCCTGCGCGGCGCGGCCCGCTTCGGCGGCAACGACTCCCTTCTGGACGACGCCGTCGACCTGCCCTCCCAGGTCCGCGCCGTGCTGTCGGGAGACGGCTGGACGCCGCAGCCACCGGCCGGCTCCGGCGCCGTGAGAGAACGCTGGGAGTCCCTGGCCGCCCTGGTGAACCTCGCCCAGGACTTCGCCGCCGCCAAACCCGGCGCCACCCTGGCGGACCTCGTCGCCGAACTCGACGAACGGGCGAACGCCCAGCACGCCCCCACCGTGCAGGGCGTCACCCTCGCCTCCCTGCACTCGGCCAAGGGCCTGGAGTGGGACGTCGTCTTCCTGGTCGGCGTCGCCGAGGGCATGATGCCGATCACCTACGCCAAGACCGACCAACAGATCGAGGAGGAGCGCCGCCTCCTCTACGTCGGCGTCACCCGCGCGCGGGAACGACTCCACGTCTCCTGGGCCCTCTCCCGTTCCCCCGGCGGCCGCCCCAACCGGCGCCCCAGCCGCTTCCTCGACGGGCTGCGCCCGGGTTCGACGGCCACCACGGGCCGTACCGCCGCCAGCAGTGCGGGCGGCATCGAGCGCGGAACCCCCGGAACCAGGGGCTCCGCCCCGAGACGAGTCCAGCGAACGCCCGCCCGCTGCCGAGTCTGCGGCCGCACGCTGACCGACGCGGGCGAGATGAAGCTGATGCGCTGCGACGACTGCCCCTCCGACATGAACGAGGGCCTCTACGAGCGGCTGCGCGAGTGGCGTGCCGACCAGGCGCGACGCAGCGGCCAGCCCGCCTTCTGCGTCTTCACGGACAGGACCCTGATGGCTATCGCCGAGACCGCGCCCGACGACGAGCACGAGCTGGCGCGCATCCCGGGCGTGGGGATGCGCAAGCTCAACCGCTACGGAGCCGACGTACTGGCCATCTGCGCAGGCCAGTTCGCCGAACGGGACACAGATCAGGACTGA
- the nudC gene encoding NAD(+) diphosphatase, whose amino-acid sequence MTTWTDQNADRPISLTAPSGIDRAAHHRLDEAWLAAAWSHPSTRCFVVSGGQVLIDETADGRTELVMTPSFEAPLTEAHRYFLGIDEDGVSYFALQKDSLPGRMDQSARPAGLREAGLLLSARDVGLMVHAVGLENWQRTHRFCSRCGERTVIAAAGHIRRCQACGAEHYPRTDPAVIMAVTDEDDRILLGRQVHWPEGRFSTLAGFVEPGESIEQSVRREVHEEVGITVGQVEYVASQPWPFPSSLMLGFLARATSTEIEVDGDEIHEARWFSRDELRAAFESGEVLPPYGISIAARLIELWYGKPLPTRSAV is encoded by the coding sequence GTGACCACCTGGACCGACCAGAACGCCGACCGACCCATCTCGCTCACCGCGCCGAGCGGCATCGACCGGGCCGCGCACCACCGGCTCGACGAGGCCTGGCTCGCGGCGGCGTGGAGCCACCCCTCCACGCGCTGTTTCGTGGTCTCCGGCGGCCAGGTCCTCATCGACGAGACGGCGGACGGGCGCACCGAACTCGTCATGACGCCCTCCTTCGAGGCCCCCCTCACCGAGGCCCACCGCTACTTCCTCGGCATCGACGAGGACGGCGTCAGCTACTTCGCCCTCCAGAAGGACTCCCTGCCCGGGCGTATGGACCAGTCCGCGCGTCCGGCGGGCCTGCGTGAGGCGGGCCTGCTCCTGTCCGCCCGGGACGTGGGCCTGATGGTGCACGCGGTCGGCCTGGAGAACTGGCAGCGCACACACCGTTTCTGCTCGCGCTGCGGCGAGCGCACCGTCATCGCCGCGGCCGGTCACATCCGCCGCTGCCAGGCCTGCGGCGCGGAGCACTACCCGCGTACGGACCCCGCCGTGATCATGGCCGTGACCGACGAGGACGACCGCATCCTGCTCGGCCGCCAGGTGCACTGGCCCGAGGGCCGCTTCTCGACGCTCGCCGGTTTCGTCGAGCCGGGCGAGTCCATCGAACAGTCGGTGCGCCGCGAGGTCCACGAGGAGGTCGGCATCACCGTCGGCCAGGTCGAATACGTCGCCAGCCAGCCCTGGCCCTTCCCGTCCAGCCTCATGCTGGGCTTCCTGGCCCGCGCCACCTCGACCGAGATAGAGGTCGACGGCGACGAGATCCACGAGGCCCGCTGGTTCTCCCGCGACGAACTGCGCGCCGCCTTCGAGTCGGGCGAGGTGCTCCCGCCGTACGGCATCTCGATCGCGGCCCGCCTGATCGAGCTCTGGTACGGCAAGCCGCTCCCGACGAGAAGCGCCGTCTGA
- a CDS encoding ABC1 kinase family protein translates to MSDLPRKAVTRTAKLAALPLGIAGRATWGFGKRIVGESAELVGRELQQRTADQLFKVLGELKGGAMKFGQALSVFESALPEEVAGPYRAALTKLQEAAPPMPTRTVHAVLEERLGEGWHELFLEFEDKPAAAASIGQVHRGVWHDGREVAVKVQYPGAGEALLSDLNQLSRFSRLLGPLVPGMDIKPLITELKDRVSEELDYGLEAQAQQAHAEEFTDDPDVIVPQVVHQSDQVLITEWIDGIPLSEIISDGSQEQRDRAGQLLARFLFSGPARTGLLHADPHPGNFRLLPGGPDGEDDWRLGVLDFGTVDRLPGGLPATIGESLRMTLDGEAEAVYELLCAEGFVKETIELDPDAVLDYLLPIIEPAEVEEFTFTRGWMRSQAARVADPRSPAYQLGKQLNLPPSYLLIHRVTLSTIGVLCQLGATVRLRDELEEWLPGFVPEDPADGEDSVAEA, encoded by the coding sequence ATGTCTGATCTTCCCCGGAAGGCGGTCACCCGGACCGCCAAGCTCGCCGCGCTCCCGCTCGGCATCGCCGGGCGGGCGACCTGGGGATTCGGCAAGCGAATCGTCGGCGAGTCCGCGGAGCTCGTCGGCCGCGAACTCCAACAGCGCACGGCCGACCAGCTGTTCAAGGTGCTCGGCGAGCTCAAGGGCGGCGCGATGAAGTTCGGCCAGGCCCTGTCCGTCTTCGAGTCGGCGCTGCCCGAGGAGGTCGCCGGCCCCTACCGGGCCGCGCTGACCAAGCTCCAGGAGGCGGCGCCGCCGATGCCGACGCGCACCGTGCACGCGGTGCTCGAGGAGCGTCTCGGCGAGGGCTGGCACGAGCTGTTCCTGGAGTTCGAGGACAAGCCCGCCGCGGCGGCCTCGATCGGCCAGGTGCACCGAGGGGTGTGGCATGACGGCCGCGAGGTGGCGGTCAAGGTGCAGTACCCGGGCGCCGGTGAGGCCCTGCTGTCCGATCTGAACCAGCTGAGCCGCTTCTCCCGCCTGCTCGGCCCGCTGGTCCCCGGCATGGACATCAAGCCGCTGATCACGGAGCTGAAGGACCGCGTCTCGGAGGAGCTGGACTACGGTCTGGAGGCCCAGGCCCAGCAGGCCCACGCCGAGGAGTTCACGGACGACCCCGACGTGATCGTGCCGCAGGTGGTGCACCAGTCCGACCAGGTCCTGATCACCGAGTGGATCGACGGCATCCCGCTGTCGGAGATCATCTCGGACGGCTCCCAGGAGCAGCGCGACCGGGCCGGCCAGCTCCTGGCCCGCTTCCTGTTCTCCGGCCCCGCCCGCACCGGCCTGCTGCACGCCGATCCGCACCCGGGCAACTTCCGGCTGCTGCCCGGCGGCCCGGACGGTGAGGACGACTGGCGCCTGGGTGTCCTGGACTTCGGCACGGTCGACCGTCTCCCGGGCGGGCTGCCGGCCACCATCGGCGAGTCCCTGCGCATGACCCTCGACGGGGAGGCCGAGGCGGTCTACGAGCTCCTGTGCGCGGAGGGGTTCGTGAAGGAGACCATAGAGCTCGATCCCGACGCGGTCCTGGACTATCTGCTTCCGATCATCGAACCGGCCGAGGTCGAAGAGTTCACGTTCACGCGCGGCTGGATGCGCAGCCAGGCGGCCCGCGTCGCGGACCCGCGCTCCCCCGCCTACCAGCTGGGCAAGCAGCTCAACCTGCCCCCGTCGTATCTGCTGATCCACCGGGTGACGCTGAGCACGATCGGCGTGCTGTGCCAGCTGGGGGCTACGGTGCGTCTGCGCGACGAGTTGGAGGAGTGGCTGCCGGGGTTCGTGCCGGAGGATCCGGCGGACGGCGAGGATTCGGTGGCGGAGGCATGA
- a CDS encoding mycoredoxin: MPGTVTMYSTTWCGYCRRLKSQMDREGIAYTEINIEQDPESAAFVEKANGGNQTVPTVLFPDGSTLTNPSLAQVKQKIS; the protein is encoded by the coding sequence ATGCCGGGCACTGTGACGATGTACAGCACCACGTGGTGCGGCTACTGCCGTCGGCTGAAGAGTCAGATGGACCGCGAGGGCATCGCGTACACCGAGATCAACATCGAGCAGGACCCGGAGTCCGCCGCGTTCGTGGAGAAGGCGAATGGCGGAAACCAGACGGTGCCCACCGTTCTGTTCCCGGACGGCTCCACCCTCACCAACCCGTCGCTGGCACAGGTGAAGCAGAAGATCAGCTGA
- a CDS encoding WhiB family transcriptional regulator, with product MQLEAHAPSVPPSETIPKPGSTEDSALTPLTALTALDDAIENLGVPVPCRSYDPEVFFAESPADVEYAKSLCRTCPLVEACLAGAKERREPWGVWGGELFVQGVVVARKRPRGRPRKNPVTA from the coding sequence GTGCAACTCGAAGCGCACGCCCCGTCCGTACCGCCTTCCGAAACGATCCCCAAGCCCGGCTCCACGGAGGACTCCGCCTTGACCCCGCTCACCGCGCTCACCGCGCTCGACGACGCCATCGAGAACCTCGGCGTACCCGTCCCGTGCCGTTCCTACGACCCGGAGGTCTTCTTCGCCGAGTCGCCGGCGGACGTCGAGTACGCCAAGTCCCTGTGCCGCACCTGCCCGCTGGTCGAGGCCTGCCTCGCCGGCGCCAAGGAGCGGCGTGAGCCCTGGGGCGTCTGGGGTGGCGAGCTGTTCGTGCAGGGTGTCGTCGTCGCCCGGAAGCGGCCGCGTGGCCGCCCGCGCAAGAACCCGGTCACAGCATGA
- a CDS encoding class I SAM-dependent methyltransferase, translating into MSDPYWNHNVHHHPEVLDAVPYGCGKALDAGCGDGLLTRKLAARAASVTGVDRSPEMIKLAREHARVPGNVTYLEADFLAGGSLPEGAYDFVSAVAVVHHAPFEEAVTRLARLTAPGGRLVIVGMAANRTVLDWVISACGVPASQWHARRHGGKRSPAGMPMQDVHMSWGEIRQAVHRLLPGCAFRRTLLWRYVVVWDKPSGTPPEGGP; encoded by the coding sequence GTGTCCGACCCGTACTGGAACCACAACGTCCACCACCACCCCGAGGTGCTCGACGCTGTCCCGTACGGCTGCGGCAAGGCCCTCGACGCGGGCTGCGGCGACGGCCTGCTCACCCGCAAGCTCGCGGCGCGGGCGGCATCCGTCACGGGCGTGGACCGCTCGCCGGAGATGATCAAGCTCGCCCGCGAGCACGCGCGCGTGCCCGGCAACGTCACGTACCTGGAGGCGGACTTCCTCGCCGGTGGGTCCCTGCCCGAGGGCGCCTACGACTTCGTCAGCGCGGTCGCCGTGGTCCACCACGCGCCGTTCGAGGAGGCGGTCACGCGCCTCGCCAGACTTACCGCGCCCGGCGGCCGTCTGGTGATCGTCGGCATGGCCGCCAACCGGACGGTCCTGGACTGGGTCATCAGCGCGTGCGGCGTGCCCGCGAGCCAGTGGCACGCCCGTCGGCACGGTGGCAAGCGGAGTCCGGCCGGGATGCCCATGCAGGACGTGCACATGTCGTGGGGAGAGATCCGGCAGGCGGTCCACCGACTGCTGCCCGGCTGCGCCTTCCGCCGCACGCTGCTGTGGCGCTACGTCGTGGTGTGGGACAAACCATCGGGCACACCACCAGAAGGCGGTCCCTGA